A segment of the Myotis daubentonii chromosome 6, mMyoDau2.1, whole genome shotgun sequence genome:
ggtggctgggctaggcagggaggaggaggtggccggcagggtggcagggctgggagccttgTCGCTGACTGACTCACACTCTGATGCCCCACTGGTGTTGGTGCCCTCGGAGGGGGTGGGAGCTGTAGGCAAGGTGAGCCGCttgcaggctggctggacccggTACTTGAGGGGGAGAGGGCCGTTCCGCCGCCAGGGGTAGATGTAGGCGATGTCCATGAGGGTGTAGTATTCCTTCAGAGGCTCGTCCTCGTAAAGAACCTCCACCTTGTACTTGCTGGGCACATCCATCTTGTTGCGGAGAAACTTGGCGAGATGCATGACGGTCATGGCTGCTGGACATCGCAGGAAGCGCACCCCTGTCTTCTCCTTGTCCCCATCTCCATTCTCCAAGGGGCCCTTCTTCTCCTCCCGGTCCCTGACGGTTTCGTAGAACTCGATAGAGAGGCTGACAATCTCATCATCACTCAGAGCCCCCTTCTCCTGCTCCAGCACCTCACCACGGTCCTCATTGGAGCCGTTGGGGACTTCCGTCAGGGGGTACGCTGCATAGAAATCTCGCCGCCGTTTCATCTCATCTTTAAAAAGCCCAGGGACCAATTTGTAGACTATGTCTTGGAGGGTCTTGTCAGCTCTGATGCTCAGCAGCGGCCGGGTTTTATGCACCTGCACGTCACACATGGGGCAGTACTTGTTGGTCTCCAGGTAGCGCACGATGCAGGTTTTGCAGAAGGAATGCAAGCACTCCACGATGGTAGTGGCATCGATGAAGTACCCCCCACAGAGGGCGCACATGAGGTGAGGGTTCAGCTCCGTGATTTTGATCCGTGTGGTCCGATGCATGAtgccggggagggggctggggggctggggagcgtCACCCTGGGTGCGGGGTCTGTGGGTCtcggggaggggggatgggagggagggaagggaggggagggggaccccAGCCGTGCCGCTCGCTCCGGCGGCGGGAGGGGAGAactccattgacttttagagagagtggaagagagtgaaagagaaataccgatgtgagagaaacacatcacttggttgcctcctacaccaaccctgaccaggacttgggccagggagaagcctgcaaccgaggtacatgcccttgactgcaatcgaacctgggaccttttggtccacaggtcgacactctatccactgagccaaactgactagggctttcttttattttctaaaacatatgtttcatttatttgagagagaaaggaatagagatggatagagagacagaaacatcgatgagagaaaaacatagtttgcctcctgcacacccaccaccagGGACCTATCCACAACCCcagtatgtaccctgactagaatcaaactcaaccactgagacatgccagccaggttcttttattcttcatttttgcacaatccctcctcttctcccaacACCCTCCccaccaaaaaacacacacaataacaCTGTCTACCTGATCTCTGAAAGGTTCGGAATGGGCCAGGGTCGCACACCTATGACTTGAGGCCACAATGTATCAAAAGACTTTTATtccaggcacctgggtgcaggtgggttGAGTCAgaaaaaggatatttttccattgattttttttttgaaagtaagaggagggaggagggaagggagagagagaaacatcaatgtgagagacacgtcaattggttgcctcctgttcgaaccctgaccagggcccagggtccagcttgcaacccaggtacatgctcttgtccgggaattgaacctgtggccCAAGGATCCTCCAGTCTTTGGGCTGACGCTCTGatcactgagaaaaccagctaggCTACATTTCTAAAATTAACTCTAAAAAAGGAAGCTATATGTATACAAGGGGATATAGCCATTGTTTGTCGGTATTTTTAATattctccttttctattttttctgtctcaattttctaattttgctggttccttgtctttctctagggcttttttttttttttaaatatattttattgattttttacagagaggaagggagagggatagagagttagaaacatcgatgagagagaaacatcgatcagctgcctcctgcacatctcccactggggatatgcccgcaacccaggtacatgtagGGCTCAGTTCTTAACAGTGTTTTCTCTGCATTCTCTTGGTGACCTCATCATGCCTCATGGATTTAAATATCAACTATGTGTTGAACAAATGTATATGTCCAGGCTAGAGCAGAGCTCCAGACTTCAACATATAACT
Coding sequences within it:
- the LOC132236935 gene encoding polycomb group RING finger protein 2 isoform X1, producing MHRTTRIKITELNPHLMCALCGGYFIDATTIVECLHSFCKTCIVRYLETNKYCPMCDVQVHKTRPLLSIRADKTLQDIVYKLVPGLFKDEMKRRRDFYAAYPLTEVPNGSNEDRGEVLEQEKGALSDDEIVSLSIEFYETVRDREEKKGPLENGDGDKEKTGVRFLRCPAAMTVMHLAKFLRNKMDVPSKYKVEVLYEDEPLKEYYTLMDIAYIYPWRRNGPLPLKYRVQPACKRLTLPTAPTPSEGTNTSGASECESVSDKAPSPATLPATSSSLPSPATPSHGSPSSHGPPATHPTSPTPPSAASGVSTATNGGASNCLQTPSSTSRGRKMTVNGAPVPPLT
- the LOC132236935 gene encoding polycomb group RING finger protein 2 isoform X3; this encodes MHRTTRIKITELNPHLMCALCGGYFIDATTIVECLHSFCKTCIVRYLETNKYCPMCDVQVHKTRPLLSIRADKTLQDIVYKLVPGLFKDEMKRRRDFYAAYPLTEVPNGSNEDRGEVLEQEKGALSDDEIVSLSIEFYETVRDREEKKGPLENGDGDKEKTGVRFLRCPAAMTVMHLAKFLRNKMDVPSKYKVEVLYEDEPLKEYYTLMDIAYIYPWRRNGPLPLKYRVQPACKRLTLPTAPTPSEGTNTSGASESSGVSTATNGGASNCLQTPSSTSRGRKMTVNGAPVPPLT
- the LOC132236935 gene encoding polycomb group RING finger protein 2 isoform X2, which translates into the protein MHRTTRIKITELNPHLMCALCGGYFIDATTIVECLHSFCKTCIVRYLETNKYCPMCDVQVHKTRPLLSIRADKTLQDIVYKLVPGLFKDEMKRRRDFYAAYPLTEVPNGSNEDRGEVLEQEKGALSDDEIVSLSIEFYETVRDREEKKGPLENGDGDKEKTGVRFLRCPAAMTVMHLAKFLRNKMDVPSKYKVEVLYEDEPLKEYYTLMDIAYIYPWRRNGPLPLKYRVQPACKRLTLPTAPTPSEGTNTSGASESASGVSTATNGGASNCLQTPSSTSRGRKMTVNGAPVPPLT